The Citrus sinensis cultivar Valencia sweet orange chromosome 4, DVS_A1.0, whole genome shotgun sequence DNA segment GTTGGTgtaagttttgatttgtttgtaTCATGAAACTAGGTGGCTTATTCTTTCGAGATGTGATGCATTTGTTTCTCAAATTTTCCATCTTATGTAATTCCTGGAAGCGATTTCTGGACATTTATTGATCTTAAATCCTTAATGTTCTTGGGGGGCTTAACTCTTTGTGGGGTTGTTTGAAAGATATAACTTTTCCTGAATATGAAAACTTCCAATAATTCCTGTTCTCTAGTTAAATCGGCAAATTAAAAGTGAGATATGACGAGTCACGAATGAGCAGGTTATGCCTGTATGGTTAATCTTGGAAGTTAGTAGGTTTAGTTGtccttataaatttataatagtcTTTGGAGAAGTGCATTCGTACTGCTGCATTACATAGTTGAACGCAAAAGTAGGCGTTGAATGTTTGGGATGTTCTAAAGGGCTGGGAAACTTTCATATGCATGGTCAGCTTGCTAAAAACATGGACTCCATTTTATAAAGCCTAATTAAGTAAATTGTAGCAATCTGGCATGTTTCTCTTTGTCACTGCAAACCTTCTCTATTAATTagtccttttccttttttccttttccgtTGTGACAAGGTATCCTATAATCTAAAAAGTTTCTCcagttattttatattcacCTTACTTGTGTGCCACAGAACCATTTAAGCTCATTTGGTTGGTTTAAAAAGCTTGTGCTGCTAGCAATTCTCGTttctttttgtgtgttttttttaatttaaatttaagtgtTAGGAAATTATATCAGAACTTTGGTGAAAACATTGGGAGAATGCATTTTCAGTCCTGCATTATTGTGTAGCTAACACTCTAGGTTTTGATTTCTGTTTGTTTGAAATTGTCATTGAAACTTGTGCAGGTGTGGGGAAGAGTTGTTTGCTTCTGCGATTTTCAGATGGTTCCTTCACAACCAGTTTTATTACTACTATTGGGTCTGTATCCTAGGGTATTTCACAAacattgaattttgaatgtattttgGTGTTATCTCTATACTGTAATAAAGAAGAGGAATCAAGAGTAACCATTGCACGGACCTGCATGCAGTGGATGGTTGTGGATTATTGGCCATTAGTTCTACTTATTATATTGGTGAAGAACTTGCATGTTTTGATAGAAATTAAGTTAAGAAAGCAAATGTTTCAATCTTTGTAAAACGTATATCCAAATCTTATTGTCGCACTTTTTTGGCAGCATTGATTTTAAGATAAGAACCATCGAGCTTGATGGAAAACGGATTAAATTGCAAATTTGGGATACAGCTGGTCAGGAACGGTTTCGAACCATCACAACAGGTTTGTGTTTGGGCTTCTGGCAGTTAGGTCTTTTATTTGGAAGATCGGTAGGTGGCAGTTGATGCTGCCCTCTAATCTGCACGAGAGATTTCCATGAGAGGGAGGGTTATGAAACATTGCATCACTATTTTGTgcaaattcaatattttaccAATGCAAACtcaaaaaaactttttaactcTACTAGTAATGTTGTAACCGGAATTATATGTAGGTTTTACCCCATAAGATAACTTGAAGCAAATTGTTTAGAAGCTTAGATGGTTTTGATTATTCCATGAGATGATGTTTTATCATGGAGGTTCTGTGCTCAAAGTGGTATTTTGTTGCTAGAAATTTATAGAGGTCTGGGTTGATGTTCTGGCATAGGTGGTCCAacttattatcattttgtaTGGAATTATATCTTGCAAGTTGTTTGATACACTGGGGTTCTATTATATACTTTTATATCCTTCCTCAGCTTACTACCGTGGAGCCATGGGGATTTTGCTGGTGTATGATGTTACTGACGAGTCTTCTTTCAACAGTAAGTGTTCTTCCACCTTTGAATTTTTCATAACAATGCctgttttcataattataCAGTTTACCATAAATCTCTTGAATTCTCATAGAGTATCTTTTCATCTTGTTCAGATATTAGGAACTGGATTCGCAACATTGAACAGCATGCTTCTGACAATGTCAACAAGATACTTGTTGGGAACAAGGCTGACATGGATGAGAgcaaaagggtaatttttctAGTTATTCACTCATGGGATATGCATAATTTTGTAATGGTGGGTGCTCAGTCTTTTTTTGGTCAGGAAGCCCCTTTTTGTTTGCACGAAACTATACTTCTCACTGTCCAAGTCCATCTGGTCATTCTAAAGGTGTGAAAGGAGGATGAGTGGTGGAGGGATGTATGACTCGTTTTTGCCCCTGAAAGATAAGGTTATAGGCTGGGCCTCCATAGTTTATGTAATTATGACTGACATTGTACATGTATATTTTTGTCTACCCAGGCATTCTTGACTGCAAAACCGCTAAGGATTTTTGCTCCACCTATTATTTTAAGGCTTTGCATACCAACAAATGGGTTGGATAAGTTTGGGTTGCATTGTGGATTCACTAATTTGGTGGGCAACTCCTTTTCAGTTTCATGAGAGTCATAACTGACCCTGGCTGTCCAATTCTACTGTTTAATAGCCCTAAAAATGTGAGGAAAAGATGAGTTGTGGAGGGATCTATGACCTAGCGTAGCTTACATCAGAGACTAGAATGCTGGATTTGGCTTCATGCTCTGTGATTTTGCATTTGAGTGAGCTCTTACATGTGTGCACACTTGTGATATTAAACCACTAaagatattttttgtttgtctttTAGGCTGTTCCTACTTCAAAGGGTCAAGCACTTGCTGATGAGTATGGTATCAAGTTCTTTGAAACTGTAAGTATCAATGTACCCTTGGGCTACTTGGAGTGTTGAAACAccctttcttttatttttctaattcaaaaaGTTTGTATGCAGAGTGCAAAAACTAATTTGAATGTGGAGGAggttttcttttcaattgcCAAGGATATCAAGCAAAGACTTGCAGAATCAGATTCTAAATCTGAGGTATTGATCACTTGTCGAGGAATTTTTAGTTTCCGCCTGCTGCTTTCTTTCCAAAAAATTAGATTCATGCCACCTTTCAGTGCAAATCccattacatatattttacgTATGTTTTTACTCGGTGTTGCAGCCTCagacaattaaaattaaccaacCAGATACCGGAGCAAGTGGCGCTCAAGCTGCCCAGAAGTCAGCTTGCTGTGGCAGTACATAAACAAAATCCAATTATGTGGCTTGAGGGAGAAGATTCTGCCAGAGGCGAGCATTCGGGCGTAGAACTAATCTTGTTGACATTATGGTGGATGCATGTATTTATCCCTCTGTTATTTTTTTCCGCAATCATCAGCATTATTAGCATGTTAAATGCAATACTTTCTTCAGTCAATTTCTGGAACTTATGATATGACAATCCTTTTTCCTTGCTTGATCTCAATCATCTCGTATTATGTATTACTGTTCTTGATGTAGATAGATTATTGAAACCTGTCTTTTCTCATGCAAGAAAATGCCCCATGTTTTTCGTTTTATCAGAACAATGGAGAATTGATACCTCCTGTCTTGTGTCTGTACTGGTATGAATCTTGAAAGTCATTGAGAAGTTTTGATTCATCAATTGACTATGTTTTgttattgaaaatgataaataagtTTTGTTAACGTGGAAAATGATTTGATATTGCCataatgttttgttttagATAAATAAGTTTTGTTAACGTGGCGGACAAGTAGTTGACACTGGTAAATCAggttatgaaaaataattttttatttaataaatcattagaATTTAGCATCTTTCtttgcaaaatatttttgttttggctaaaaaataatgtaaatttttttttcaagtagtGGAATCCACATATTTTTGAAGAGGCTGTATGTTACAAGTTGTAACTTagcaaaatctttttttctttttcttttttcatgtAAGGGTCTGTTTGtgttagtttttgtttttacttctacttaaaaataaaagataagtaaaagttttatcttatttttgttgtttggatgatcataataaaagatctttttttttaatgagaagCTCTTTTTGAAGTGTTTGGATGACCAtctaaaaaagattttttaatcattataaaatcattaatactcttaaatatttgagtctaataaatatttatcaaatttaaaaatcaatgacaaacaaaataattatttgatcaaTCTAGTTAaacttttacaaattaaagtgctgtttttctttataaaaaaagaacaaaaataactaGATTAAGTTTATCTAATCATAAGTTCCCTAGCAATATTTTCACGAACCACTCCCATTTCACTTGCTTCATTTTCATCAACATTAGTGTTAGTTGATGATTCTTTATCATTTGGAATATAATCTTCTTTTCCCTTATAAGACTCGAACACCAAATCTGCAATAGTATTTCTCCTTATAAAGTTGTGTAGAGTCATTGATGTGGCAACAACTACTTGCttatcaaatttgaaattaggCATATGTTGCAAAATTTTCCACCGTGCCTTCCATACTCCAAAGGTACATTCAATAACACTACGCAATAATGAATGTGCAAAATTGAATGTCTCTCGACTATTCCTTGGTAGACCACTATTGCAAAATTCATGAAGATAATATATATCTCCTTTAAAAGGAGTTAGAAAACTTTTCATATTTGGATATTCCCCCCATCAACCAAGTAATATTTAcctacaaattataaaaaaaattaattattcttattttaaaagaagaagaaaaaagtacaATAACACTTACAAAGTGAAGAACTTACCATTTGGTGGTTTAGGACATTTTACATCATCATTTTTCAATGCCTCCAAAAATATACGAGTATCATGTGCAATTCCTTTTCATCTAGGCCacataaatgtaaataacatGTCAAAATCACATGTTGTCGTTATATTGTGAGTAGGAATACATTTTCTACCAATGTATGGAATTTGCTCATCCACCGGAAGCGAGGCAAAAATATGAGTCCCATCAATAGCTTCGATACAATCCtaaaatgtaatatattaatacaagaaactaaaatgatttataaatatattagtcatgaattaaaaaaatatgtataaattaCCTTAAATTATGGCCAATACTTTGGATTTCGTTGAATGTATTGTGgagtttcatcaaaattatcaggtgctctaatttttttactagCTAACTTCATCATTACTTTTAAAACATGTTCAAATTGACGGCTCACAGTCTCACCtgaatgttgaaatttttcttaaaccATTCGATTTCCAAGATTGTGCCCTAAGATCATAAAAAAACATACTTACAACTTCTTCCAGGTTCACACCTCTAGTAGTTGTTAAACCGTAACTTCTTAATCTATTACATAATTTGCAAAATACATGCTTTTCCATCCAAAACATTTCATGGCAACGTCAATCATTGCCATTAAGTACCTCCATAATAAATTTCCATCATGTATGAGGAGAATTTCTACATGActctttaactaaaaaattaatatgatagtATACCATTGTTCTTGTAACAGTTAGGATAATTTCATCAACATCTTACCATTTCTAGCTGCTTGTTCCAAATATTGTTCATTGGTGTCATCATCTGAATCACTTGATGACATTATGtaacaaatacaagatagaaaatgataaatagcTTTACTCAAGAGACTTTTCAAAATGATtgatatttaaagaaaaaatagcaaacttaatttgtctttttttttctttaaaacataaaaatgaaatctaaaaaggaaatgacaaATCTTACAACTTTAGCTTTGAATCAGACAAAACAAGAGagctaacaaaaaaaaaaaatcatcgtCTAATGATAACATAATAGCAAAGACGAGTTTATAAAAGttgttacaaatttaaaaaaaaatcctgaaataatacattaatccaaattaatataaaaatactagtacaaacttaattaaaaaagaactaACATAGAAATACTAGCACAAAATAGTTTCTAAATTTCATATGTCATCTTGTTGATCCTCAACCACTTAAGTTGATACTTCGGCTCACTCAAAGCAACAAAAGTCTCTCTATTTGCCTTTTTGTGAACAAACGAATGCCCAACTTAAATAGAGGAGACATTGGCTAGCATCCTGGAAGTGTAGCTAACTTGTCAAGAACCTCCTAAACACTACAACCGTGCTTATTCTTAACTGCCTCACAAAGTTCATGAAGTTGTTTGGTCAACTTAGATGAAATAGATCTTTTCATGTTAACTTTCTTTAATTGCTTTCTTCTAGGTGGAATCTTTTCCAAACGGTCACTACATCCTATTTTATCATGGTTGACTTCTTCAAAATTTGCACTATCCACCGGAGCAATGTCATcctcaataatattttcaaaactagAATGATTGCATAAACGAGGTGTTACACCAGAAGTTGGTGCCCAAGCTTTTGCTCCCATTGCTGTAACATCACGAAATAATTCATCTAACATAAAAGCATGGTCTAGTCccttaattcaaattttgcagCTTCTGAGTGTTTctgttattataattttagaattagtgacataaaaatttaatacatgaattaaacttaaaataacttgaatttaaataaccTACTTGTAACTTTGCCTCCCACCATTCATTTATACCTTCTATTGTTTGTCTCTCCATATTCCAACCTAGCCATGTTTCTCCCCTCACCAATGCATCCCATATCTGCTACTCTTTCTTCACAATATCCCAACGGTTCCTATGTTGCTTTcgatcataatttttattggttgCCGCTATGAAATTTTCTATAAGATATTTCTAACTTTGCTTACTTAAATGTGTTCCACTTTTATTACCAACTCTCACTTGCTCCACAACCAAATTAAGCCAAATTTCATGTGATTTTGGATCCCAAATAGCTTTGGATTTTCCTTGGGAGACACCATCAGTTGTCATATAATTCTAGCTAAAGGTAATAGATATTTATCAATAGACATATCAACAATACCAAATCAGAGCAAGaataatagaaaatcaataaacacaaaagaatataaaaaaattcggCAAAATAATTCCAGTAACTAATGCCACAGCTACCAATatcttcaaaatattaaatatctattgttgtaattttaatttcagttacTTGTTACTGCACATGCATGTCATATAATATGCAGATCAAACAATATTCTTCATTTTGAACAACTCAAACTAAATGCAATTCCTCACTTTACATTCTGAACAATAACATTTCTATATGCCGACATGAATAAAAACTCAtgtgaaataaacaaaaactttataaattaacaatacaaaattaattaaatttcatttgcaaACTTAACTTCTACTCCATATTCCATCAATTCtcaaaacattatttttcGTTCCAAGTcaactttataaatttacttaaaaaaaatttaaataaagcatAACCGAATGGATAAAGAATCAAAGCAAAATATTTccgtatatatatacacaatggTTCTCCTACATGGACGGCCGCGTTAGCTTTAAAATGCGGATATCAAATTATGGCCGTTGGATAAATCTAACAGTTGCAAGCATTTTAGAGGTTATTGAcagtatttttaattatttttttaaaagagaaaagaaaaatcacgtgatattactttttttccttctctttcactcaatctcaaacatcaaaacaaaatgttttaatGAACGAAGCTAAAACATTTTCCTTCTCTTATAAGCCACATTTCTTCTTCGTGGGTGtccacattttattttttatttttttgcttgtTTGAGCAAATGTAGTTACTACATTTTTGTTTCGGGTGAGTTAGtacttagtttattttttcttgtttgacTCGGTACCTAGTTGAGTTGTTTGGTTGACTTGTGGTGAGTTTTAGCTGCTTTGGTTAACTCAGTACCGAGTTGTGTTAGGCTTGGTTATTTATGTAGACTTAATGCTGAGTTTGGTTTTCTTGTTATGAgttgatttgtttttggaTGACTCAGTACCAAGTTAAttacttttcttctttcattttttttaaatgataagaagccttttgttttctatttcaGCTAATGGATTCTGAGAATATGGGTGATCAATCAAGCGGTGGGGAAACTTTGTGCTCACCTAATGTAGCTTCTGACTATAAGTCACATAAAGGGCAAGAATTTGATAATTCAGAAGAAGTTTTTGCTTGTTACAACAAGTATGCCAATGAGGTTGTTTTAGCATTAGAATTCATTATAGTCAAAGAAGTAAGGATAGTAACGAAATATTAAAGGAGTATGtgtgcttttttttaaaaaaaagaaatcattgcAATCAAGTGCTTGCGTGGGTAATGGGTTGAAAAGGCGTCGACCTATAGTACGTGATGGTTGCGGTGCAAAACTTGCAGTGGTGAAGTCAAAATCAGGTAAATATATGGTTAGCGTATTTGTTGAGAATCATAATCACTCATTAACAACACCTCAAAGAAGACATCTACTGAGGTCTCATCGGTCTGTTTCAGAGGTAAAGAAATGCTTGAGTCAACAGTTTGCATCAGTAAATATTCAAACACATCAgcaaattagtttttttaaaatacaagcTGGGGGCTTGCAGAACATGGGTTGTATggaaaaagatatttatagtcataaaaaaaattagagaaatgaattaaaagagCATGATGCATCTTTGTTGTATGACCATTTTCTAGCCGAGCAAGAAAAAAacccatcatttttttttcaaaattaagtttGGAACTGATAATCAAATAACTGATTGTTTCTAGGCTGATGCAATAAGTCGGCGGGCATACAAGTTTTACGGAGATGTAGTTGTGTTTGATACCACGTACAACATGAATTGTTATGGTATGATTTTTGCACCAATAGTTGGAGTGAATAACCATGATCAAACTATTGTTTTCGGTAGTGCATCTCTAAATGATGAGACTACAGAGTCATTTGTTTAGCTATTTGAGCAATTTAAGGAAGCTATGCTAGGTGATGACCCAAAAATGATCATCACTTATCAAAATCCTGCAATAACAAAAGCTATTCATCAAGCCTTGCTGAACACTTATCATAGATTTTGTAGTTGGCACATTTTAAACAAAGTTTTCTGAAAAGTTAAATACAGTGGTGTATCAAGATCATTATCGGCACTTTCAAAAATGCATTTGGGAATAAAAAACCACTAAAGAGTTTGATGCAATGTGGATGGATGTTGTTGAGAAAGCagatttgattgaaaatgtTTGGCTACATGGAGTGTATCAAATCATATCAAAATGGATGCCTGCATATGTCAAACATGATTTTTCAGCTGAAATGTCAAGTAGCCAACGTGCTGAGAGCAATCATGCATTCTTCAAGAGGTATGTTTCGAAAAAGAATTCACTTATtgactttgtttttttaatttaatcgaGCACTTGCACGACAATGTCATGAGGAGCTAATACTTACCCATAAAGACATTAATGAAATGCCATTGTTGGAATTGCCACTAAATATGGAGAAGCAAATGGCTGGGATTTATATacgtgatattttttataagtttcaATCTGAATTATGGGATAGCTTGTCACATCTGATTGAGGTTGTGAGTGAGGATGAAGAAAATAGGATATATAATGTTgtgagtgaaaaaaaaagatgtttaTAACGTGCACAAAGTCATTCgcgacaaaaatataaattttgtttcatgcATTTGCaagaatttcaataataaaggTATCCCCTGTAAACACATTATAGCCTTATTGAAGAAATTGCAAGTTACTTTGTTACCTGATGCTTATATTTTGAAGATATGGACTAAAATAGCCAAACT contains these protein-coding regions:
- the LOC102609032 gene encoding ras-related protein RABE1a-like; protein product: MAAPPARARADYDYLIKLLLIGDSGVGKSCLLLRFSDGSFTTSFITTIGIDFKIRTIELDGKRIKLQIWDTAGQERFRTITTAYYRGAMGILLVYDVTDESSFNNIRNWIRNIEQHASDNVNKILVGNKADMDESKRAVPTSKGQALADEYGIKFFETSAKTNLNVEEVFFSIAKDIKQRLAESDSKSEPQTIKINQPDTGASGAQAAQKSACCGST